The following are encoded together in the Salvelinus fontinalis isolate EN_2023a chromosome 38, ASM2944872v1, whole genome shotgun sequence genome:
- the LOC129837736 gene encoding DENN domain-containing protein 3-like has protein sequence MADHLPSGLLEACVVVGASGDKLKDVYQSLQQGNRTTDILFLDPEVLQVHVPPFVTKENAVESGVPRTFSRVQCRRSFIKKKERPVVAPSGPGGAGSSEGATVTEDVSVPKDIDLMALPQLCFPGGLQVTNEPKEERFHFLVFTDVFGNQTHGVVVQCCRPFQEGSVFYQNGHWSSTRTTKLYTAYAICVISKHPYYNALKDCLSCLLVQLRTCRLSEERVKEFAAKLSLVPIPPPGQLHVVFNLRPLMIVLPSREDKEHPTVDLDLHLPFLCFRSKQILQIITGILMEQRVVFFSADWARLTLVAECFMLYIHPFHWQHPYVPILSAQMLDFVMAPTAFLMGCHLNHFEEVAAETDDLILINIDDGTVSSSCSETVDLPDVPLVSGECFTKRRKGLQLQYDLELCHQGAGADVNDMRMLRRQWQQNLNWEIQKVTLELIVNMFRDVSGHLNYEHRVFNSEEFLKTRELADLPFYNKVLETHIFHSFLKDRLNRKMDAFTRMEVNTRSETQKMKAMTDNPRRPTMQEMARKYSSDPEKRLNKRLGMSLPNLGEERHLNLLRQTSLKKIIIPDSAFKIPPKPVKIFKLPEFPPPMVHHHVQNYYGELIILLGKAILCVPENSTLLARYFYLRGFMNTLCSKRLDALSDFQNLYKTDIEIFPADLVKALVDSLQKDERSQVDRRPELKRLIFKVKTDNEMVLVQADDHVKKFQLPKTHMLQEDFVKCIQESGIVKDVATIHRLFEALTVGKLRLTIHRLFEALTVGKLRLTIHRLFEALTVGKLRLTIHRLFEALTVGKLRLTIHRLFEALTVGQQKQIDPEVFRVFYTFWKETEVEAQDVHLPAEVIEHLDNNECVYKLSCSIKTNQGVGKIAMTQKRLFLLTDGRPGFIEITKFRDIKEVKISFAPFLLLKIPSLKIKCSLRKEVFEANLKSACDLWNLMVREMWAGRTMADDHKDPQYMQQALTNVLLMDAVVGCLQSQKAVFAASKLAYFDRVKREVSMMVPKTTSETLKHKINPSLDLPAPQTVHVLLYTPGQLSYSEADGDGNPKLWCALSGGRVVVFDAASWSMQQNCVQVGSSQLNCMLGLDQDQVWIGSQDSIIYIIDTRSMSCNKQLTEHRHEVMDFALEESDKMSQTYSCSADGTVILWDLSTLKVKKQFQLACDWLMSIQLFNGTLWCCARDGIVELRKDGTPHRKMTLPEDLRSMPTEFSSLILFVERGQLWTSCSDSDELCLWHCKDLTKPFLRVQLQNCTGVNCMIKVKNQIWVGCSGPSPDQCRVSGKIYIVDTESHSVEKELMAHTDSVQALCSAEGRYVLSGSACQDGKIAIWKVE, from the exons ATGGCAGACCATCTTCCCTCAGGGTTACTGGAAGCATGTGTTGTCGTCGGAGCCTCTGGGGATAAACTCAAGGATGTCTACCAG TCTCTACAGCAGGGCAACAGGACAACAGACATCCTTTTTTTAGACCCAGAGGTCTTGCAAGTCCACGTGCCTCCGTTTGTGACCAAAGAGAATGCAGTTGAGTCTGGTGTCCCCAGAACCTTCAGTCGAGTCCAGTGCAGACGGTCATTCATCAAGAAGAAGGAGAGGCCAGTGGTGGCTCCTAGTGGCCCTGGAGGGGCCGGGAGCAGTGAGGGGGCCACAGTCACAGAGGACGTCAGCGTCCCCAAGGACATCGACCTCATGGCTCTGCCCCAACTCTGCTTCCCAG GGGGGCTTCAAGTAACAAATGAACCAAAAGAAGAGCGTTTTCACTTTCTAGTCTTCACGGATGTGTTCGGTAACCAAACCCACGGAGTGGTGGTTCAGTGTTGTAGACCATTTCAG GAAGGGTCAGTGTTCTATCAGAATGGACACTGGTCGTCCACCAGGACCACTAAGCTCTACACTGCTTATGCCATCTGTGTCATATCCAAGCATCCTTATTACAATGCTCTGAAGGACTGTCTGTCTTG TTTGCTGGTGCAGCTTAGAACATGCAGGTTGTCTGAAGAGAGGGTGAAGGAATTTGCAGCCAAACTATCTCTAGTGCCCATTCCACCCCCTGGACAACTACATGTG GTGTTCAACCTGAGACCCCTGATGATCGTACTGCCTTCCAGAGAGGATAAGGAACACCCCACTGTAGACCTGGACCTCCATTTGCCCTTCCTGTGCTTTAGGTCCAAACAGATTTTACAG ATCATCACTGGTATTCTGATGGAACAGAGGGTAGTGTTCTTCTCAGCTGACTGGGCCCGCCTCACCCTGGTGGCAGAGTGTTTCATGCTCTACATCCACCCCTTCCACTGGCAGCACCCCTACGTGCCCATCCTCTCAGCCCAGATGCTGGACTTCGTCATGGCCCCCACCGCCTTCCTCATGGGCTGCCACCTCAACCACTTTGAGGAGGTCGCTGCG gaaacagacgacctGATCTTGATAAATATTGATGATGGAACAGTGTCTTCTTCCTGCTCAGAGACTGTCGACCTACCAGACGTCCCCTTAGTTTCAGGAGAGTGTTTTACCAAGCG GAGGAAGGGCCTCCAGCTACAATATGATCTAGAGCTGTGTCACCAAGGGGCCGGCGCAGACGTTAATGACATGCGCATGCTGAGGAGACAATGGCAGCAGAACCTGAACTGGGAAATACAGAAGGTTACCTTGGAGCTCATTGTCAATATGTTCAG GGATGTCAGTGGTCACCTGAACTATGAACACAGAGTGTTTAACAGTGAAGAGTTCCTGAAGACCAGAGAGCTAGCTGACCTACCCTTTTATAACAAG GTCTTGGAGACACACATCTTTCATTCATTCCTGAAGGACCGCCTCAATAGGAAGATGGATGCTTTCACACGCATGGAAGTCAACACTCGCTCAGAGACACAGAA AATGAAGGCGATGACAGACAACCCCAGGAGGCCCACCATGCAGGAAATGGCCAGGAAGTATAGCAGCGACCCAGAGAAGCGTCTGAACAAGAGGCTGGGGATGAGCCTCCCCAACCTGGGAGAGGAGCGCCATCTCAACCTCCTCAGACAAACCTCCCTCAAGAAGATCATTATCCCTGACAGTG CCTTCAAGATCCCGCCCAAGCCTGTGAAGATCTTCAAGCTGCCAGAATTTCCTCCTCCCATGGTGCACCACCATGTCCAGAACTACTATGGAGAGTTGATCATACTACTGGGGAAGGCCATCCTCTGTGTTCCTGAGAACTCCACACTCCTGGCCAG GTACTTCTACCTCCGCGGCTTCATGAACACGCTGTGTTCCAAGCGTCTTGACGCCCTCAGCGACTTCCAGAACCTCTACAAGACGGACATCGAGATCTTCCCCGCCGACCTGGTGAAGGCGCTAGTGGACTCGCTGCAGAAGGACGAGCGCTCCCAGGTGGACCGGCGGCCAGAGCTCAAGCGGCTCATTTTCAAGGTGAAGACAGACAACGAGATGGTGCTGGTCCAAGCTGACGACCACGTGAAGAAGTTCCAGCTCCCTAAGACCCACATGCTGCAGGAGGACTTTGTGAAGTGCATCCAGGAGTCTGGGATTGTGAAAGACGTCGCCACCATCCATAGGCTGTTTGAGGCTCTCACTGTGGGTAAGTTGAGACTTACCATCCATAGGCTGTTTGAGGCTCTCACTGTGGGTAAGTTGAGACTTACCATCCATAGGCTGTTTGAGGCTCTCACTGTGGGTAAGTTGAGACTTACCATCCATAGGCTGTTTGAGGCTCTCACTGTGGGTAAGTTGAGACTTACCATCCATAGGCTGTTTGAGGCTCTCACTGTGG GGCAACAGAAGCAGATTGACCCAGAGGTGTTCCGTGTGTTCTACACCTTCTGGAAGGAGACGGAGGTGGAGGCCCAGGACGTTCACCTGCCAGCTGAGGTCATAGAGCACCTGGACAACAACGAGTGTGTCTACAAGCTGTCCTGCTCCATCAAAACCAACCAGGGAGTGGGTAAGATCGCCATGACACAGAAGAGGCTCTTCCTGCTCACTGACGGGAGGCCTGGGTTTATCGAGATCACCAAGTTCAGAGACATAAAG GAGGTGAAAATCTCCTTTGCTCCTTTCCTGCTGTTGAAGATCCCGTCTCTGAAGATCAAGTGCAGTCTGAGGAAGGAGGTGTTTGAGGCCAACCTGAAGTCTGCGTGTGACCTGTGGAATCTCATGGTCAGAGAGATGTGGGCTGGGAGGACGATGGCAGACGACCACAAG GATCCTCAGTACATGCAGCAGGCTTTGACTAACGTCTTGCTCATGGATGCTGTGGTTGGGTGCCTTCAGAGCCAGAAGGCCGTATTTGCCGCTTCCAAACTGGCATACTTTGACAGAGTGAAGCGTGAAG TTTCTATGATGGTTCCAAAGACAACATCGGAGACGTTGAAACACAAGATCAATCCATCACTAGACCTCCCAGCTCCACAGACTGTACACGTCTTACTCTACACACCAG GCCAGTTGAGTTACTCGGAGGCAGACGGAGATGGGAACCCCAAGCTGTGGTGTGCCCTCAGTGGTGGGAGGGTGGTTGTGTTTGATGCAGCCAGCTGGTCCATGCAGCAGAACTGTGTTCAAGTGGGATCCTCCCAACTG AACTGCATGCTGGGATTGGACCAGGATCAAGTATGGATTGGCTCCCAGGATTCCATCATTTACATAATTGACACTCGCAGCATGTCCTGCAATAAGCAGCTGACAGAGCACAGGCATGAGGTTATGGACTTTGCCCTGGAGGAGAGTGACAAGATGAG ccAGACATACTCCTGTAGTGCCGATGGAACAGTCATTCTGTGGGACCTCTCAACGCTAAAAGTGAAAAAGCAGTTTCAACTGGCCTGTGATTGGCTTATGTCCATTCAGCTCTTCAATGGAACACTGTGGTGCT GTGCCAGAGACGGCATCGTTGAGCTGAGGAAGGACGGAACCCCACATCGTAAGATGACACTTCCTGAGGATCTACGGAGCATGCCCACTGAGTTCAGCAGCCTCATCCTCTTCGTAGAG AGGGGGCAGTTGTGGACGAGCTGTTCTGATTCTGACGAGCTCTGTCTCTGGCACTGTAAAGACCTGACCAAGCCTTTCCTGAGGGTGCAGCTGCAGAACTGTACAGGGGTCAACTGTATGATCAAGGTTAAGAATCAG ATCTGGGTTGGCTGCAGCGGGCCGAGCCCTGACCAATGCAGGGTGAGTGGGAAGATCTACATAGTGGACACAGAGAGCCACAGTGTAGAGAAAGAGCTGAtggcccacacagacagtgtccaGGCACTGTGCTCTGCAGAGGGCCGCTATGTACTCAGCGGCTCCGCCTGCCAGGATGGCAAAATCGCCATTTGGAAGGTTGAGTAG